A genomic stretch from Flavobacterium humidisoli includes:
- the chiA gene encoding T9SS-translocated chitinase ChiA, whose protein sequence is MKHYYRLLFLLLFPLLALAQPAHGKKVVGYYAQWSIYARDFNVPKIDGSKITHLNYSFYGTTYDPAHPENTKLKCLDTYADFEHMEGGIPWDAPVKGNFYDLMKLKEKYPHLKILISVGGWTKGQDLSPIAASPVARAALAADMANFITTYPFIDGFDIDWEYPLSGGTDGTEIVNGAPVPPQKYSPDDNKNLVLLLKAMRQAMPNKLVTIAAGNNVRNVAKQYLGPNNRSQYGMTEDISTYCDYITYFGYDFGGNWYDKTCYNAPLYASGNPNDPLYGATQSESLDELTNQYLNVIGFPANKLIMGLPFYGKKFDNVAANSTNGLFVAAPRYIVPGCTNPQNPTGTWDGSGACEKSGSIEICDLVGNPVTNSHAYLDPNTMMVTPSAASAGWVRYFDNTTKVPYLYNATTKEFISYEDKQSMDLKVQYIKSRNLAGGMIWELSQDTRGSIPNSLLNQVDTSFGSVVPGTVSISGSVKNGSTLITNVTVELRNASNAVIQTVVSANGNFAFNNLTSGQNYSLTALKASYTFVPVSLNNVTVNQTAVVINGTQPTYTVSGTVLDGTTPVSGVTVSAVSGSTTLTAVSNASGTYSVAGLTAGLNFTVSASKSGFSYTPASTVYNAIDANKTLNFTQGAAIVTYTVSGTVLNGTTPVSGVTITAASTAGNVTATTNSSGAYSLTLASGGNYTVTAALTGQTFTPASTVYSNLNANKTLNFAQDVVTTSSKISGTVKNGTTPVSGAKVELVLPWTDNAHPWKSVLATTDAQGKYSFDNSVVDGYTTITSLKLNTWSNGEVNYYPNNLANFPVPSSPTVYNFNTSSTAKAALAAATNLISGTVKNGTTPVSGAKVEIVLPWTDNTHNWKSVLATTDASGNYTFDNSVVAGYTQILSLKLNSWQNGEVAYFPNNLANFAVPTTPTVYNFNTQAVVTTKPVVAITAPTASAIAINLGSSINFVASVGLSAADATTISSVAFSLDGQNLSATNSSGTYTAVWTPVANQFSQSHTLTVTATASNGTTDSKIYSFTLNCSGANCPNALPVITWNSPSNTTIYQSSFQVVPISVTAVDSDGSVSGVTITINGGTFNMTAGTNNTYTYNFTPTAYQDYPIVIKATDNKAAVTTFNNTIKIATISGNRFIPLPSKIILGYAHSWENTAAPFLYFSQMVGSKFNVVDYSFVETVNRDGYTPILTTNDARYLTNGVFNKQLLKNDIKALRDSGVPVIVSIGGQNGHVVLDNVTQKNIFVNGLKAIIDEYQFDGVDIDFEGGSMNFSAGGLRDISYAGISAYPRLKNVVDAFKELKAYYGPGFLLTAAPETQYVQGGYTTYTDTFGSFLPIIQNLRNELDLLAVQLYNTGGENGLDGQYYGTAKKANMVTALTDMIIKGYNIASTGMHFDGLPASKVLIALPACPSAAGSGYLTPTEGINAMDYLRNGTNFTGRTYTMQPGGPYPSLRGLMTWSVNWDASSCGNSSELSKAYAAYFASQATAKTLAVEDITTDSNTTVAYFRNNTLSVSNDTEEIAQVDVFNTIGQNVTSSRNIQNNKEVLLHSPSFASRQIFVVIVTDKSGHKKSLKVMNFLN, encoded by the coding sequence ATGAAACATTATTACAGATTGCTCTTTTTGTTATTGTTTCCCTTACTAGCGTTGGCTCAACCAGCTCACGGAAAAAAAGTAGTGGGGTATTATGCGCAATGGTCTATCTATGCTAGGGATTTTAATGTTCCTAAAATTGACGGAAGTAAAATAACGCATTTAAATTATTCTTTTTATGGGACAACTTATGATCCTGCACATCCAGAGAATACCAAGTTAAAATGTTTAGACACTTATGCTGATTTTGAGCATATGGAAGGCGGCATTCCGTGGGATGCGCCAGTTAAAGGAAACTTTTATGATTTAATGAAATTAAAAGAAAAGTATCCGCATTTAAAAATTTTAATTTCTGTTGGAGGCTGGACAAAAGGACAAGATCTTTCTCCAATTGCTGCAAGTCCTGTAGCAAGAGCAGCTTTAGCAGCAGATATGGCAAACTTTATTACTACATATCCGTTTATTGATGGTTTCGATATCGATTGGGAATATCCTCTTTCGGGTGGAACTGACGGTACAGAAATAGTAAATGGCGCGCCTGTTCCTCCGCAAAAATACAGTCCAGACGACAATAAAAATTTAGTGCTTTTGTTAAAAGCGATGCGTCAGGCAATGCCAAATAAATTGGTTACTATTGCTGCTGGAAACAATGTTAGAAACGTTGCTAAACAGTATTTAGGGCCAAACAACAGATCGCAGTATGGAATGACCGAAGATATTTCGACTTACTGTGATTATATTACCTATTTCGGATATGATTTTGGAGGAAACTGGTATGATAAAACTTGTTACAATGCTCCTTTATATGCGAGCGGGAATCCAAACGATCCGTTGTATGGCGCAACGCAATCAGAATCATTAGACGAATTAACGAATCAATATCTAAATGTAATTGGTTTTCCTGCCAATAAATTAATCATGGGATTGCCTTTCTACGGAAAAAAATTTGATAACGTTGCTGCAAATTCAACAAACGGATTATTTGTTGCAGCACCAAGATATATAGTTCCTGGATGTACTAATCCTCAAAACCCAACAGGAACATGGGATGGTTCGGGAGCTTGTGAAAAATCTGGAAGTATCGAAATCTGTGATTTAGTTGGAAATCCAGTTACCAATTCGCATGCTTATTTAGATCCAAATACGATGATGGTAACGCCATCTGCGGCTTCAGCAGGATGGGTTCGTTATTTTGATAATACTACCAAAGTTCCATATTTATATAACGCTACTACCAAAGAGTTTATTTCTTATGAAGATAAACAGTCAATGGATTTAAAAGTACAGTATATAAAATCAAGAAACTTAGCAGGAGGTATGATTTGGGAATTATCTCAAGATACCAGAGGATCAATTCCTAATTCATTATTAAACCAAGTTGATACTTCTTTCGGAAGCGTTGTTCCAGGGACAGTGAGTATTTCTGGTTCTGTAAAAAACGGATCAACTTTGATTACCAATGTTACGGTTGAATTGCGAAATGCAAGCAATGCAGTAATTCAAACTGTAGTTTCTGCTAATGGAAACTTTGCATTCAATAATTTAACTTCAGGACAAAACTATTCGCTTACAGCTTTAAAAGCGAGTTATACATTTGTTCCAGTATCGCTAAATAATGTAACCGTAAATCAGACAGCAGTTGTGATTAATGGAACACAGCCAACATATACTGTAAGCGGAACAGTTCTGGACGGGACTACTCCAGTTTCGGGTGTAACGGTTTCTGCGGTTTCAGGAAGTACAACTTTAACAGCAGTTTCAAATGCAAGCGGAACTTACAGCGTTGCAGGTTTAACAGCTGGTTTAAACTTCACAGTTTCAGCTTCAAAATCTGGATTTTCTTATACTCCAGCTTCAACAGTTTACAATGCAATCGATGCTAACAAGACGTTGAATTTTACTCAAGGCGCAGCAATTGTAACGTACACTGTAAGCGGAACAGTTCTTAACGGAACAACTCCAGTTTCTGGCGTAACCATTACGGCGGCTTCTACAGCAGGAAATGTTACGGCAACAACTAATTCAAGTGGAGCATATTCATTGACTTTAGCTTCTGGCGGAAATTATACTGTAACTGCAGCTTTAACAGGCCAGACATTCACGCCAGCATCGACAGTTTATTCTAATTTGAATGCTAACAAAACATTAAACTTTGCTCAAGATGTTGTAACGACTTCAAGCAAAATTAGCGGAACAGTTAAAAACGGAACAACTCCAGTTTCAGGAGCCAAAGTAGAATTGGTTTTACCTTGGACAGATAACGCACATCCTTGGAAAAGTGTTCTGGCAACAACAGATGCACAAGGAAAATACAGTTTTGATAATTCTGTTGTAGACGGTTATACAACCATTACAAGTTTGAAGTTAAATACTTGGTCAAACGGAGAGGTAAATTATTATCCAAATAATTTGGCAAACTTTCCTGTTCCATCATCTCCAACAGTTTACAACTTTAATACAAGTTCAACGGCTAAAGCAGCATTAGCAGCGGCGACAAATTTAATTAGCGGAACAGTTAAAAACGGAACAACTCCAGTTTCAGGAGCCAAAGTAGAAATTGTTTTACCTTGGACAGATAACACACACAACTGGAAAAGTGTTTTAGCAACAACAGATGCATCTGGAAACTATACTTTCGATAATTCGGTTGTAGCAGGTTATACGCAAATCTTAAGTTTGAAATTAAATTCATGGCAAAACGGAGAAGTAGCATACTTCCCAAATAATCTGGCAAACTTTGCTGTTCCGACAACGCCAACAGTTTATAATTTCAATACACAAGCGGTGGTTACGACTAAGCCTGTGGTTGCTATTACAGCGCCAACAGCTTCGGCGATTGCTATAAATTTAGGATCATCGATTAATTTTGTTGCAAGTGTTGGATTAAGTGCTGCAGATGCTACTACAATCTCTTCTGTTGCATTTAGTTTAGACGGACAAAATTTGAGCGCTACTAATTCTTCTGGAACTTATACAGCAGTTTGGACACCAGTAGCAAATCAGTTTTCGCAAAGTCATACCTTAACTGTTACGGCTACGGCTTCGAATGGAACAACAGATTCGAAAATATATAGTTTTACATTAAACTGTTCAGGTGCAAACTGTCCAAATGCATTACCTGTAATTACTTGGAATTCACCATCAAATACTACTATTTACCAAAGTTCTTTTCAAGTTGTACCAATTTCAGTTACAGCTGTTGATAGTGACGGATCAGTTTCTGGTGTTACTATTACCATAAATGGAGGAACATTTAATATGACAGCAGGTACAAATAATACTTATACGTATAATTTTACGCCAACCGCTTATCAGGATTATCCAATTGTAATCAAAGCAACCGATAACAAAGCTGCTGTAACTACATTCAACAATACCATTAAAATTGCTACTATAAGTGGTAATCGATTTATACCGCTTCCATCTAAAATTATTTTAGGATACGCGCACTCTTGGGAAAATACTGCAGCTCCATTTTTATATTTTTCTCAAATGGTCGGAAGTAAGTTTAATGTAGTGGATTATTCTTTCGTAGAAACGGTTAATCGCGATGGTTATACACCAATATTAACAACAAATGACGCAAGATATTTGACTAATGGCGTTTTCAATAAGCAATTGTTGAAAAACGATATCAAAGCCTTAAGAGATAGCGGTGTTCCTGTTATTGTTTCTATTGGAGGTCAAAATGGTCATGTTGTTTTAGATAATGTTACTCAAAAAAATATTTTTGTTAACGGTCTAAAAGCTATTATTGACGAGTATCAATTTGATGGAGTTGATATTGATTTTGAAGGCGGATCGATGAATTTTAGCGCAGGAGGTTTAAGAGATATTTCTTATGCGGGTATTTCGGCTTATCCAAGATTAAAAAACGTAGTAGATGCTTTCAAAGAATTAAAAGCGTACTATGGACCTGGATTTTTATTAACTGCAGCTCCAGAAACGCAATACGTACAAGGAGGATATACTACTTATACAGATACTTTTGGTTCGTTCCTTCCAATTATTCAAAACTTGCGTAATGAATTGGATTTGTTAGCGGTACAATTGTATAACACAGGAGGAGAAAACGGATTAGATGGTCAATATTATGGTACGGCTAAGAAAGCAAACATGGTTACAGCCTTAACAGATATGATCATAAAAGGATATAACATTGCTTCAACAGGAATGCATTTTGATGGTTTGCCAGCCTCAAAAGTTCTTATTGCATTGCCAGCTTGTCCGAGTGCAGCAGGTAGCGGATATCTAACTCCGACAGAAGGAATTAACGCTATGGACTATTTAAGAAACGGAACCAATTTCACTGGAAGAACCTACACGATGCAGCCTGGCGGACCGTATCCTTCTTTGAGAGGTTTAATGACTTGGTCTGTAAACTGGGATGCCTCTTCTTGTGGTAATTCATCTGAATTGTCTAAAGCATACGCAGCTTATTTTGCATCGCAAGCTACGGCTAAAACATTGGCTGTAGAAGATATAACGACTGATAGTAATACGACTGTGGCTTATTTTAGAAACAATACTTTATCGGTATCTAATGATACAGAAGAGATTGCTCAGGTTGATGTATTCAATACAATAGGACAGAATGTTACAAGTTCTAGAAATATTCAAAATAATAAAGAAGTATTGCTTCATAGTCCAAGTTTTGCTAGTAGACAAATTTTTGTAGTGATAGTAACAGATAAATCTGGACACAAAAAGTCATTGAAAGTAATGAACTTTTTAAACTAA
- a CDS encoding beta-N-acetylhexosaminidase, translating to MKYLFVLLFAGLAAGAQVQKEQLNIMPWPQNVVINEGNFNLTKNFKVNITGNPNARIFGGVTRFLRRLDGRTGIFFEQGFITKLNEFPNAELQINCTKSGKIGLYEDESYHLDITSNKITINASSDLGALHGLETLLQMLQNNSKSFYFPVSKISDFPRFTWRGLMIDVSRHFQPIDVIKRNIDALAAMKMNVFHWHLVDDQGWRIEMKKHPKFTQLASDGMYYTQEEIKNIVKYADERGILIVPEIDVPGHGSAILTAYPEIGSKVITLTGGTSEKNIQGTAIATYGIERNAGIFSPTLDPSNPKTYQLLSEVFDEVCPLFPGAYFHIGGDENEGKDWDANPKIQEFKKKHNLKTNHELQTYFTMQLAPMLKKHGKQLMGWEEILTKDLSKEAIVHSWRGPNEGMPAGQSLVDAVKKGYKTVLSNGYYIDLMYPIASHYLNDPMPKGANLTSDEKARILGGEATMWTELATPTTIDSRVWPRTAAIAERLWSAEDVVDVENMRKRLEHISFRLEELGITHIRNKDVILRNIANNQNIQSLEEFSKVSEPLKGYTRNKGGTEYQMYSPFTLFADACGPDAKDALAFDAAVNQYLANKSADNKAKVTAFFNKWIAVDKDLTALSANAPLVQPILPLSKKLSDASQELLLVLDNKSTLKPADLKSLIEQCNTKDHADVELSVYESLKKLI from the coding sequence ATGAAATATCTATTTGTATTATTATTTGCAGGTTTAGCCGCAGGTGCTCAAGTCCAGAAGGAGCAACTGAATATTATGCCTTGGCCTCAGAATGTTGTTATTAATGAAGGTAATTTTAATTTAACTAAAAATTTTAAAGTAAACATTACAGGAAATCCAAATGCTAGAATATTTGGAGGAGTAACTCGTTTTTTGCGCCGCTTAGATGGTCGAACAGGTATTTTCTTTGAACAAGGTTTTATAACTAAATTAAATGAATTTCCAAATGCAGAATTACAGATCAATTGTACTAAAAGCGGTAAAATTGGTTTGTACGAAGACGAAAGTTATCATTTAGATATCACTTCTAATAAAATAACTATAAACGCTTCAAGCGATTTAGGAGCTTTACATGGTTTGGAGACATTGTTGCAGATGCTTCAAAACAATTCAAAATCTTTTTATTTTCCAGTTTCAAAAATTTCAGATTTCCCAAGATTTACATGGAGAGGTTTAATGATAGATGTTTCCAGACATTTTCAGCCAATTGATGTAATTAAAAGAAATATTGATGCATTGGCAGCGATGAAAATGAATGTTTTTCATTGGCATTTGGTTGATGATCAAGGTTGGAGAATCGAAATGAAAAAACATCCAAAGTTTACTCAATTAGCTTCGGATGGAATGTATTACACACAAGAGGAAATTAAAAATATCGTAAAATATGCTGATGAGCGCGGTATTTTAATTGTTCCAGAAATAGATGTTCCAGGTCACGGATCTGCAATTTTAACGGCTTATCCAGAAATTGGCAGTAAAGTAATCACGCTGACAGGAGGAACATCCGAAAAAAATATTCAAGGTACAGCAATTGCTACCTATGGAATTGAAAGAAATGCGGGTATTTTTTCGCCAACATTAGATCCTTCAAATCCTAAAACATATCAATTATTAAGTGAAGTTTTTGATGAGGTTTGTCCATTATTTCCAGGTGCTTATTTCCATATTGGAGGAGATGAAAACGAAGGAAAAGATTGGGATGCAAATCCGAAGATTCAAGAATTCAAAAAGAAACATAATTTAAAAACCAACCACGAATTGCAAACTTATTTTACCATGCAATTGGCACCGATGTTAAAAAAGCACGGAAAACAATTAATGGGCTGGGAAGAAATCTTGACAAAAGATTTGTCTAAAGAAGCTATTGTACATTCTTGGAGAGGTCCAAATGAAGGAATGCCAGCAGGGCAATCTTTAGTAGATGCAGTTAAAAAAGGATACAAAACCGTTCTTTCAAATGGCTATTATATCGATCTAATGTACCCAATAGCAAGCCATTATTTAAATGATCCGATGCCAAAAGGAGCTAATTTAACTAGCGATGAAAAAGCAAGAATCTTGGGTGGAGAAGCAACAATGTGGACAGAATTGGCTACACCAACCACGATAGATTCTAGAGTTTGGCCAAGAACAGCTGCTATTGCCGAAAGACTTTGGTCTGCAGAAGATGTTGTGGATGTAGAAAATATGCGTAAACGTTTAGAACATATTTCTTTCAGATTAGAAGAGTTAGGCATTACGCACATTCGCAACAAAGATGTTATTTTAAGAAATATTGCCAATAATCAAAACATTCAGTCGCTTGAAGAATTTTCTAAAGTAAGCGAGCCTTTAAAAGGATATACTCGTAACAAAGGAGGAACAGAGTACCAGATGTATTCTCCGTTTACATTGTTTGCAGATGCATGCGGACCAGACGCAAAAGATGCACTTGCATTTGATGCTGCAGTAAATCAATATTTAGCAAATAAATCGGCTGATAATAAAGCAAAAGTAACTGCATTTTTTAATAAATGGATTGCTGTAGATAAAGACTTAACAGCGCTAAGTGCTAATGCGCCATTAGTGCAGCCAATTTTGCCTTTGTCAAAAAAATTAAGTGATGCATCACAAGAATTATTGCTTGTATTAGATAATAAATCGACTTTAAAACCAGCAGATTTAAAAAGTTTAATAGAGCAATGCAATACAAAAGATCATGCTGACGTAGAATTGTCAGTTTATGAGAGTTTAAAGAAACTAATATAA
- the nagB gene encoding glucosamine-6-phosphate deaminase, whose amino-acid sequence MKSALEIKSDISYKSAGKFEETRFEKIHIEIFKGSIEASVIVAQEIAQLIRSKQEKNKSCVLGLATGSSPIKVYEELVRMHREEGLSFNNVITFNLDEYYPMTKENNQSYHYFMHEHLFNHIDIKPENINIPDGTVAIEEINQYCIDYEMNIKNAGGLDFQLLGIGRTGHVGFNEPGSHINSGTRIITLDHITRVDASSAFNGIDNVPKRAITMGVSTIMRSKRIVLMAWGQNKADIIKRTVQGDISSEIPATFLQNHPNATFVLDQSAASELTRFKTPWLVGECLWTPELKSKAIVWLCQKTKQSILKLTDRDYNNNGMSDLLAQEGSAYDMNINMFNILQHTITGWPGGKPNTDDSFRPERANPAKKRIILFSPHPDDDVISMGGTFSKLIKQGHDVHVVYQTSGNIAVSDDEALKFAEVASDFIGDEKSDINFKSVIEFLNNKSENQIDSLEVRKLKGLIRRRESYGATRYIGLKDENTHFLDLPFYETGQVKKNPLGPEDIAIVKNIIAKIKPHQVFAAGDLADPHGTHEVCLNAIFAALKELKPEPYMDDCWLWLYRGAWHEWDIHEIDMAVPLSPSEVLLKRHAILHHQSQKDRVMFQGNDSREFWVRAEDRNKNTAILYDELGLAEYEAIEAFKRFDY is encoded by the coding sequence ATGAAAAGTGCTTTAGAAATAAAATCTGATATTAGTTACAAAAGCGCGGGAAAATTTGAAGAAACTCGATTTGAGAAAATTCATATTGAAATCTTTAAAGGCTCGATTGAAGCTTCTGTAATTGTAGCCCAGGAAATTGCGCAGCTAATTAGATCTAAGCAGGAGAAAAATAAATCTTGTGTTTTAGGTCTGGCAACAGGTTCTTCTCCTATCAAAGTTTATGAGGAACTAGTGAGAATGCACAGAGAAGAAGGACTTAGTTTTAACAATGTAATCACCTTTAATCTGGACGAATATTATCCAATGACTAAGGAGAATAATCAGAGTTATCATTATTTCATGCATGAGCATCTTTTTAATCACATTGATATCAAACCTGAAAATATTAATATTCCTGATGGTACAGTAGCAATTGAGGAAATCAATCAATATTGTATTGATTATGAGATGAATATTAAAAATGCAGGTGGACTTGATTTTCAATTGCTTGGAATTGGTAGAACAGGACACGTTGGATTTAACGAGCCAGGTTCGCATATCAATTCAGGAACAAGAATTATTACCTTAGATCATATCACAAGAGTCGATGCTTCATCTGCTTTTAATGGTATCGATAATGTGCCGAAACGTGCCATAACAATGGGGGTTTCAACCATCATGAGGTCAAAACGTATTGTTTTGATGGCTTGGGGGCAAAATAAAGCAGATATTATCAAAAGAACAGTTCAAGGCGATATCAGTTCAGAAATTCCAGCAACATTTTTACAGAATCATCCAAATGCAACTTTTGTTTTAGATCAGTCGGCAGCTTCAGAGCTAACCCGTTTCAAAACGCCTTGGTTAGTTGGTGAATGTCTTTGGACTCCTGAATTAAAAAGTAAAGCGATTGTTTGGCTATGTCAAAAAACAAAACAATCAATTCTGAAATTGACAGACCGTGATTATAACAATAATGGAATGTCTGATCTTTTGGCTCAAGAGGGTTCTGCTTATGATATGAATATTAATATGTTCAATATTTTGCAGCACACTATTACCGGATGGCCAGGAGGAAAACCAAACACAGATGATTCATTTCGTCCAGAAAGGGCAAATCCGGCAAAGAAGAGGATAATACTTTTTAGTCCGCACCCAGACGATGATGTAATTTCTATGGGAGGGACATTTTCGAAGTTAATCAAACAGGGACACGATGTTCACGTGGTGTATCAGACTTCAGGAAACATTGCTGTTTCAGATGATGAAGCATTAAAATTTGCAGAAGTTGCGAGCGATTTTATCGGAGATGAAAAATCAGATATCAATTTCAAATCAGTAATCGAATTTCTAAATAACAAATCTGAAAATCAGATCGATTCTTTAGAAGTAAGAAAATTAAAAGGATTGATTAGAAGAAGAGAATCTTACGGAGCAACAAGATATATCGGACTGAAAGATGAGAATACACACTTTTTAGATCTTCCTTTTTATGAAACGGGACAAGTTAAAAAGAATCCGTTAGGGCCAGAAGATATTGCTATTGTAAAAAATATTATTGCAAAAATAAAACCACATCAAGTTTTTGCTGCTGGAGATCTTGCAGATCCGCACGGAACACATGAGGTTTGTTTAAATGCCATTTTTGCAGCTTTAAAAGAACTAAAACCAGAACCGTACATGGACGACTGTTGGTTGTGGCTTTATAGAGGAGCTTGGCACGAGTGGGATATTCACGAAATTGATATGGCAGTTCCATTAAGCCCATCAGAGGTTTTGTTGAAACGTCATGCTATTTTACACCATCAGTCTCAAAAAGACAGGGTGATGTTTCAAGGTAACGACTCTCGTGAATTTTGGGTTAGGGCAGAAGATCGAAATAAAAATACAGCCATCTTATATGATGAATTAGGTTTGGCTGAGTATGAAGCGATCGAAGCTTTTAAACGTTTTGATTACTAA
- a CDS encoding RagB/SusD family nutrient uptake outer membrane protein yields MKLNKFKKTAICFSLLAAFGCTDNFEEINKNPEGATTEQLEQDYNNIKSLFKPAFSRIYISDITWQYQIQQSLQADGWSGYMITPVPFGDTNNYDYALNPGWNGYAWERAYVDIIANLYKVEQRAKGKYDQFYAWSLIVKVVQMQRITDMYGPAVYSKYGAEGSALYDSQKDIYLQMFKDLDFAVTELTKRIDAGESSTFKGTDLSSYDGDYTQWVKYANSLRLRMAMRIVKVDPALAKTEAEKAVNNSIGVLKVNADVMKVKSPVDLNVIDVMSHSWVGLFMGADMQSILGGYQDPRISKYWNTAEITPGEYASIRNGVTYPSGTTYAKFSQTGPRTKTGEVTWMSTAEVYFLRSEGALRGWNMGGTAQEFYEAGIRASFEQNGAEGASSYASDNTKKPLDYVDPLFPENNTPAVSKITVAWGATNEENLEKIITQKWIATYPDGQEAWSEFRRTGYPKLFRIKNNKSGGVISTELGVRRLPFAQSEEASNPAGVASGVTALGGPDNGATRLWWDVDAPNF; encoded by the coding sequence ATGAAATTAAATAAATTCAAAAAAACAGCGATATGCTTCTCATTGCTTGCGGCTTTTGGTTGTACAGACAATTTTGAGGAGATCAATAAAAATCCTGAAGGCGCTACTACAGAGCAATTAGAACAGGATTATAACAATATTAAAAGTTTGTTTAAGCCTGCTTTTAGTAGAATATATATATCAGATATTACTTGGCAATATCAGATTCAGCAAAGTTTACAAGCTGATGGATGGTCTGGCTATATGATTACACCAGTTCCATTTGGAGATACTAATAATTACGATTATGCATTAAATCCTGGATGGAATGGTTATGCTTGGGAAAGAGCTTATGTAGATATTATTGCAAATCTTTACAAAGTTGAACAAAGAGCTAAAGGTAAATACGATCAGTTTTATGCTTGGTCATTGATTGTTAAAGTTGTTCAAATGCAACGTATTACAGATATGTATGGACCTGCAGTATATTCTAAATATGGTGCTGAAGGTTCTGCTCTTTACGATTCTCAAAAGGATATTTATCTTCAAATGTTTAAAGATTTAGATTTTGCAGTTACAGAATTAACTAAAAGAATCGATGCTGGGGAATCTTCTACTTTTAAAGGAACAGATTTATCTTCTTACGACGGAGATTATACACAATGGGTTAAATATGCAAACTCACTTCGTTTGAGAATGGCAATGAGAATTGTTAAAGTAGATCCTGCTTTAGCTAAAACTGAAGCTGAAAAAGCAGTTAATAATTCAATTGGTGTTCTTAAGGTTAATGCTGATGTTATGAAAGTTAAATCTCCTGTAGATCTTAACGTAATTGACGTAATGAGCCACTCTTGGGTTGGTTTATTTATGGGAGCAGACATGCAGTCTATCTTAGGAGGTTATCAAGATCCACGTATTTCTAAATATTGGAATACAGCAGAAATTACTCCTGGTGAGTATGCATCAATTAGAAATGGTGTAACGTATCCTTCTGGAACTACATATGCTAAATTCTCGCAAACGGGACCTAGAACAAAAACAGGAGAAGTTACTTGGATGTCTACTGCAGAGGTATATTTCCTTAGATCTGAAGGTGCTTTAAGAGGTTGGAATATGGGAGGAACAGCTCAAGAATTTTATGAAGCTGGTATTAGAGCATCTTTCGAACAGAATGGAGCAGAAGGAGCTTCGTCTTACGCTTCTGATAATACGAAAAAACCTCTTGATTATGTAGATCCATTATTCCCAGAAAATAATACTCCAGCAGTTTCTAAAATTACTGTTGCATGGGGAGCTACTAATGAAGAAAATCTTGAAAAAATTATAACTCAAAAATGGATTGCCACCTATCCTGATGGACAAGAAGCATGGTCTGAGTTTAGAAGAACAGGTTACCCTAAACTGTTCAGAATTAAAAACAATAAAAGTGGTGGCGTAATTAGTACTGAATTAGGAGTTAGAAGACTTCCTTTTGCTCAGTCTGAAGAAGCAAGTAACCCAGCAGGTGTTGCATCTGGAGTAACTGCCCTTGGTGGCCCTGATAACGGAGCTACAAGACTTTGGTGGGATGTTGATGCACCTAACTTCTAA